GCTGCCACCGAATGGCCCATCTTGGCGCTGTCCGCCTGGGTGGCCGGGGTGATGGCCACCGAGTAGAGGGGTTGGGGATACTCCGGCTTGGGAATGGTGATGGGCGCAGCGGGTGTGGTCAAGGTGTCGCCCGTGACCAGATCATCCAGCTTGGTGATAACGCCGATGTCGCCGGCCACCAGTTGATCCGTGGGCTGCAGGTCCTTTCCCCGGGCCACGAAGAGGTTGCTGCAGCGGGCTTCGTTGCCGGTGCGGGCGTTGATGAGGCGCTCCTCTTTGTGGATGGTGCCGGAGAAGACCCGCACATAGTTCATGCGGCCCACGTAGCGGTCGATGATGGTCTTGAAGACCTGGGCGGCGATGGGGCCGTTGGGATCATTGGTGAGTTCGATTTCCTCGCCGTTTTGGGTGGCCTTGATACTTCGTTCGGTGGGTGCGGGCACGTAGCGGCCCAGGGCTTTGAGCAGCCGTTCCATGCCGATGCCCTTGACCGCGGAGCCGCAGTAGACAGGCACGATGGTGCACTCCTTCACCCCCTGATGCAGGCCCCGGCGCACCTCCTCGGGCGTCAGCTCTTCCCCGTCCAGATATTTCATGATGAGCTCGTCGTCGGTTTCGGCTGCGGCCTCCACCAGGGCCATGCGGGCTGCTTCCACTTCATCGGCCATCTCTTCGGGGATGGGGGCCTCCTTGCCCTCCGGCCCCAGGTACGCCTTCATGCTCACCAGGCTGACGACGCCCCGGAAGTTTTCGCCCTGGCCGATGGGCAACTGCATCGGGATGATGGTGGCGTCGCTGAAGGTCTCCCGCAGGCTCTCCACTGCCTTCTGGAAGTTGGCGTTTTCCCGGTCCATCCGGTTCACGAAGACGATGCGGGGTTTATTCAGATTCTGGAGGCGTTCCCAGGCCAACTCTGTGCCCACTTCCACGCCGGCCACTGAATCCAACAGGACCAGACCGGCTTCGGCCACGTGGAGGGCGCTGATGACCTCTCCCACGAAGTCCAGGTAGCCAGGCGCATCCAGGAGGTTGAACTTCAGGTTGCCGTGTTCAATGGGAATCACCGACAGGTTGATGGAAATCCCGCGGCGATGCTCTTCCGGGTCCCAGTCGGAGACGGTGGTCCCATCCTCGACGCGGCCCAGCCGGGTGATGACTTTGGTGTGGTAGAGCAGCGCCTCGGTGAGGGTCGTTTTGCCGGATCCACTGTGGCCCAGGATGGCCACATTCCGGATCTGGTCTGTCTGAAACTTCGCCATAAATCCTCCTACGACAGCGTGTTTGGGTGCTCGAATGTTGTCATCGGCCCAAGAGAGGGATCAGGTCGGATTGGCCGATTCAAGAAATGGTATGGTCAGGTATGGAGGGCCGTGCAAAGGTGCCTGGCAGGCAGTTGACGTTCGACCTGTCTGGCCGATGGCACCATTCAAGCGCATCGTCCCAATGGCAGACAAACCTTCAGGTCGCCGATCCATGTATATTTTATTGCCTTCCAGGGCATGGGCGAACATCGGTGATATGAACCCAGGGTCGATTGTACAGAAAAAGCATTTGGATGTCAACGAAGGGGCAGGGGCTGTGGTCATATCGTTCAATTGTTTGACATTTCACGGGCGTTTGTGATATGATAGTTGCATACCGATTAAAACGTTTTATTTCCGCCAGCCACCCCACGGCCGCCCCTCCCTGCAGGCGAATCGCGTGGGTGGCTTCCTTAGATCGGTATTCCAATGTTTCCCCGCAAAGGAGGTTGACCGTATGGACAGGTATCTTCGTCGTTTGGGGCTGATGCTGGGGGTAATGGCCCTGGCTCTGCTATGGGCGGGCTGTGCGCCCGTTGGCTCTCCTGCAGCCACTTCTGGCTCTGCGCAGGAACCGGTGACGTTGACGTTCTGGAACATGCCCTTTGTCACCCAGGAGGTTTCCCCTGCCTACGTGGCGCAGTGGGAGGAGGCCGTCCGGACTGCCCTGCCCAACGTTCGGGTGGACACATTCTATGGGCCAGGGAAGTATAAGGATCAACGGGACAAGTTCCTGTTGCAGGCTGAAAGTGGAACGCCGGATGTCATCGAAGGTCTGCTGGAGGACACGGCGGTTTACGTGCAGCGAGGGCTGATTGAACCCCTGGATGAGCGTTTTGCCGCCTGGGAAGATAGCAGCCAGTTTGTGGAAAGCACCCTGGAGCCCCTTCGCATCAACGGCAAGTTGTGGGGCATCCCCTACAACACCAATGCCCGGGCCATGATCTATCGCAAGGATATCTTTGAAGAGCACGGCCTGGAGGTGCCCAAGACCTGGGGAGAGCTGATCGAAACGGCCCGCAAAATTACGGAGCTGACCAATGGCGAAGTGCATGGGTTCTTCCTCTGCACCGAGGTGGGGGATCCCCGGGCCGCCCAGGAGTTCATGTCCTGGTACTATCAGGTCAGCGGCGGCCAGAACATGTTTGAGGTGGTCGATGGACAGGTCGAGTTCAAGGCAACTGTGGAGCAGCTTGAGCAGGTGTTGAG
The DNA window shown above is from Litorilinea aerophila and carries:
- the fusA gene encoding elongation factor G, with protein sequence MAKFQTDQIRNVAILGHSGSGKTTLTEALLYHTKVITRLGRVEDGTTVSDWDPEEHRRGISINLSVIPIEHGNLKFNLLDAPGYLDFVGEVISALHVAEAGLVLLDSVAGVEVGTELAWERLQNLNKPRIVFVNRMDRENANFQKAVESLRETFSDATIIPMQLPIGQGENFRGVVSLVSMKAYLGPEGKEAPIPEEMADEVEAARMALVEAAAETDDELIMKYLDGEELTPEEVRRGLHQGVKECTIVPVYCGSAVKGIGMERLLKALGRYVPAPTERSIKATQNGEEIELTNDPNGPIAAQVFKTIIDRYVGRMNYVRVFSGTIHKEERLINARTGNEARCSNLFVARGKDLQPTDQLVAGDIGVITKLDDLVTGDTLTTPAAPITIPKPEYPQPLYSVAITPATQADSAKMGHSVAALAEEDPTLRLEYVTATKQNVLQGMGETHVDVAVQRLEQRYGVKVETSIPKVPYQETISQVAQAQYRHKKQTGGAGQFAEVHMRVEPLETGAGFEYVSEVFGGAISSVFLPSIEKGVRQVMEQGVIAGYPVVDVKAVVYDGKEHPVDSKDIAFQTAGREVFKLAVQQANPVLLEPIYRIEVTVPEEYMGDVMSDFNTRRGRVLGMEQKNNRTVIRALVPLAEVLRYGTDLRSMTQGRGVYTMEFDHYEPVPRHLMDEIIAASKAAEQER
- a CDS encoding ABC transporter substrate-binding protein; the protein is MDRYLRRLGLMLGVMALALLWAGCAPVGSPAATSGSAQEPVTLTFWNMPFVTQEVSPAYVAQWEEAVRTALPNVRVDTFYGPGKYKDQRDKFLLQAESGTPDVIEGLLEDTAVYVQRGLIEPLDERFAAWEDSSQFVESTLEPLRINGKLWGIPYNTNARAMIYRKDIFEEHGLEVPKTWGELIETARKITELTNGEVHGFFLCTEVGDPRAAQEFMSWYYQVSGGQNMFEVVDGQVEFKATVEQLEQVLSLYDALFDAESVPYPAIDPNVRGTGWPVEDPGYVAGKWAMVPMGPWLWGRREEGEVAKDILENRTAITALPVAEGGVPATYLEVKPIMLNAYSRHKDEAWELIKFITSKEQMALWLADSGGIPARRDSLEMPQFTESEIGWWIQGFADQLPIAVAMAPINWGPVSEANLRAVNFVIYDEQTPAEAAQWLYDQIMTLLANGEL